The bacterium genome segment TGGGCGCCCACGTGGACTTAATCTCACCCGAGGCCCACGACCGGGTACTCTCCGATATCAGTCATCTGCCGCATCTGGTGGCCTACGCTCTCGTAAATGCGGCGCTGGAGGGAAAGGGTCTCCCTTATGCGGCGGGCGGCTTCCGCGACTTTACGCGGATCGCATCGAGCAACCCGGAGATGTGGCGGGAGATATGCCTGGACAACCGGGAGGCCCTTCTCGCATCTCTAGGCACGTTCGAGGGCCGTCTGGCCGAGCTTCGCCAGCTGGTCGAGCGGGGGGATGGGGCGGCCCTGGAGGCGGCCTTTCGGCGGGCGAAAGAGGGTCGGGACGGCTGGCTTCAGGAGAAGGGCTGGAAATGACCCCTCAAAGCGGGAAAGACTCCTCCGGCGCCGGCATCGTCATTCCCGTGGATGGGCCCGCGGGCTCCGGGAAAAGCACGATGGCGCGCGCCCTGGCGGACCGCCTGGGGTGGGATTATCTTGAGACTGGGGCACTTTACCGTGCGGTGGGGCTGAAGGTGCTGGAAGCAGGGGGCAGCCCCGATGATGCGGCGGAGGCTGCCCGGCAGGCCGGGTCGCTTCACTTTCAGAGTGCCAAGGTTGCGGGCGAGTGGAAGAATCTGCTCGATGATCGGGATGTGAGCCAGAGCCTTCGCGAAGAAAGGGTGAGCGATGCGGCCTCGCGCGTTTCATCGCTGCCCGAGGTGCGGGCGGCGGTTCTCGATTTCCAGCGCAGCTATGGCCGCGAGCGGGGAGCGGTTCTGGACGGCCGGGATATCGGGACGGTGGTTTTTCCCGGGGCCCGGC includes the following:
- the cmk gene encoding (d)CMP kinase, which gives rise to MTPQSGKDSSGAGIVIPVDGPAGSGKSTMARALADRLGWDYLETGALYRAVGLKVLEAGGSPDDAAEAARQAGSLHFQSAKVAGEWKNLLDDRDVSQSLREERVSDAASRVSSLPEVRAAVLDFQRSYGRERGAVLDGRDIGTVVFPGARLKFFLDADMEVRIQRRFGELEKKGISFDPERLAADLRERDRRDRERKIAPLKPAQDAEKIDTSGMPIDQVLARMLEKVREVYGELIDLPGVS